In one Bradyrhizobium cosmicum genomic region, the following are encoded:
- a CDS encoding tripartite tricarboxylate transporter substrate binding protein yields MSRFGLKTIAFATMFAITGAVLATAAGAQDYPIKPITLIVPWPAGGSTDISMRAIADSASKVLGQPIVIDNKAGGGGTVGPATMAAAAKPDGYTISQIPITVFRLPLMQEVSWDPAKDFTYIIHLTGYTFGVTTSAESQFKSWKDVVEFAKANPGKVTYATPGTGTSLHIGMEQIAAMSGIKLTQVPFKGGAETNAAVLGQHTMLQADSTGWRPLVDAGKLKLLMVWTGARSPNYPDVPTLKELGYPMVYDSPFGIAGPKDLDPKIVAKLHDAFKKAIEDPAVIATLAKYDMVPNYKNTEDYKKFVVEVTESERKVIESLGLAKK; encoded by the coding sequence ATGTCGCGATTCGGGCTGAAGACGATTGCCTTTGCTACCATGTTTGCAATCACGGGCGCGGTGCTCGCGACCGCCGCCGGCGCGCAGGATTATCCCATCAAGCCGATCACACTGATCGTGCCGTGGCCGGCGGGCGGCTCGACCGACATCTCGATGCGCGCGATCGCCGACAGCGCCTCGAAGGTGCTGGGACAGCCGATCGTCATCGACAACAAGGCCGGCGGCGGCGGCACGGTCGGGCCGGCGACAATGGCAGCGGCAGCGAAGCCCGACGGTTACACCATCTCGCAGATCCCGATCACCGTCTTCCGCCTGCCCCTGATGCAGGAAGTCTCATGGGATCCGGCCAAGGACTTTACCTATATCATTCACCTCACCGGCTACACGTTCGGCGTGACCACCAGCGCGGAGTCGCAGTTCAAGTCCTGGAAGGACGTGGTGGAGTTCGCCAAGGCGAATCCAGGCAAGGTGACCTATGCCACGCCGGGTACGGGCACCTCGCTGCATATCGGCATGGAGCAGATCGCGGCCATGTCGGGCATCAAGCTCACGCAGGTGCCGTTCAAGGGCGGCGCGGAGACCAATGCCGCGGTGCTCGGCCAGCATACCATGCTGCAGGCCGATTCCACGGGATGGCGACCGCTGGTCGACGCAGGCAAGCTGAAGCTCCTGATGGTGTGGACCGGTGCGCGGTCGCCGAACTACCCTGATGTGCCGACGCTGAAGGAGCTCGGCTATCCCATGGTCTACGATTCCCCGTTCGGCATTGCGGGCCCGAAGGACCTGGACCCCAAGATCGTCGCCAAGCTGCACGATGCCTTCAAGAAGGCGATCGAAGACCCCGCGGTGATCGCGACACTCGCCAAATACGACATGGTGCCGAACTACAAGAACACCGAGGACTACAAGAAATTCGTAGTCGAGGTCACGGAATCCGAGCGCAAGGTCATCGAGAGCCTCGGGCTTGCGAAGAAGTAG
- a CDS encoding bifunctional diguanylate cyclase/phosphodiesterase yields MTPALPQASDILAALGQAVFAWDIASDVIVWGEQASAIFPGIPAERLATGAEFAKLIEPAQSLRTAALAQTSAVHGADGTPYRVEYGVRMSASDPVVWIEETGRWFAGADGRPVRAIGSVRINNERHARDEELTKLARLDPLTGELNRSHLIAALAEAIEETTRFRSTAAFMLVGIDHLARVNDAFGFDVADAVILDVAKRIRARLRGGDVLGRFSGNKFGLILKNCTVDDMNVAAERFLAGIRDEVVPTKSGPVSVTTSIGAVSMPRYARNTDEAVNRAHETLDAAKRRRAGSFAAWRPDAARDAQRRVNIRVTDEIVTALNERRIKLAYEPVVSAASRERAFHECLVRMDQGGGQVLLAPDIVPVAERLGLIRLVDHRVLELVVAELAAAPDICLSLNISPDTTMDPDWWASIESLMHAHPGVAERLIVEITETVAIQDIEDVRGFVTRLKNFGSRIAIDDFGAGYTSFRNLRKLGVDIVKIDGAFVQNITHSADDRAFVQTLIDLARRLDIKTVAEWVQDEDAANMLRDWGCDYIQGRLIGLASAERPWSPPPDSVLPAAG; encoded by the coding sequence TTGACCCCTGCATTGCCGCAAGCCTCCGACATCCTGGCCGCCCTCGGTCAGGCCGTGTTCGCCTGGGACATCGCCAGCGACGTCATCGTCTGGGGTGAGCAGGCCAGTGCCATCTTCCCCGGCATCCCGGCCGAGCGCCTGGCGACCGGCGCCGAATTCGCCAAGCTGATCGAGCCCGCGCAATCGCTGCGGACCGCGGCGCTGGCGCAAACCTCGGCGGTGCATGGTGCCGATGGCACGCCCTACCGGGTCGAGTACGGCGTGCGCATGAGCGCCTCCGATCCCGTGGTCTGGATCGAGGAGACCGGACGCTGGTTTGCCGGCGCCGACGGCCGCCCGGTCCGCGCGATCGGCTCCGTCCGCATCAACAACGAGCGTCATGCCCGCGACGAGGAATTGACCAAGCTCGCCCGGCTCGATCCGCTGACCGGCGAGCTCAACCGCTCGCACCTGATTGCGGCTCTGGCCGAGGCGATCGAGGAGACGACCCGCTTCCGCTCGACCGCGGCCTTCATGCTGGTCGGCATTGATCATCTGGCCCGAGTCAATGATGCCTTCGGCTTCGACGTCGCCGACGCCGTCATCCTCGACGTTGCCAAGCGTATTCGCGCGCGGCTGCGCGGCGGCGATGTGCTCGGACGCTTCTCAGGCAACAAGTTCGGCCTGATCCTGAAGAACTGCACCGTCGACGACATGAACGTCGCCGCCGAGCGTTTCCTTGCCGGCATTCGCGACGAGGTGGTGCCGACCAAATCCGGACCGGTCTCGGTCACCACTTCGATCGGCGCGGTCAGCATGCCGCGCTATGCCCGCAACACCGACGAGGCCGTCAATCGCGCCCATGAGACGCTGGACGCCGCCAAGCGCCGCCGTGCCGGCTCGTTCGCGGCATGGCGTCCGGATGCCGCGCGCGACGCACAGCGCCGTGTCAACATCCGCGTCACCGACGAGATCGTCACGGCGCTCAACGAGCGCCGCATCAAACTCGCCTATGAGCCGGTCGTGTCGGCCGCCTCGCGCGAACGCGCGTTTCATGAATGCCTGGTGCGGATGGACCAGGGCGGCGGCCAGGTGCTGCTCGCGCCCGACATCGTGCCGGTCGCCGAGCGGCTCGGCCTGATCCGCCTCGTCGATCACCGCGTGCTCGAGCTCGTGGTCGCCGAGCTCGCGGCCGCGCCCGACATCTGCCTCAGCCTCAACATCTCGCCGGATACGACGATGGATCCGGACTGGTGGGCCAGCATCGAATCGCTCATGCACGCGCATCCCGGCGTTGCCGAACGGCTGATCGTCGAGATCACCGAGACGGTCGCGATCCAGGACATCGAGGACGTCCGCGGCTTCGTCACGCGCCTGAAGAACTTCGGCAGCCGCATTGCCATCGATGATTTCGGTGCCGGCTACACCTCGTTCCGAAACCTGCGCAAGCTCGGCGTCGACATCGTCAAGATCGACGGCGCCTTCGTGCAGAATATCACCCATTCCGCCGACGATCGCGCCTTCGTGCAGACCCTGATCGACCTCGCCCGCCGCCTCGACATCAAGACGGTGGCCGAGTGGGTCCAGGACGAGGACGCCGCAAACATGCTGCGCGACTGGGGCTGCGACTACATCCAGGGCCGCCTGATCGGGCTCGCCTCGGCCGAGCGCCCCTGGAGCCCGCCGCCGGACAGCGTGCTGCCTGCCGCGGGGTAG
- a CDS encoding tripartite tricarboxylate transporter permease, producing MDTLLNVAHGFGVALLPINLLYCFIGVFIGTLVGVLPGIGPISAMSLLLPVTLSGTPESGIIMMAGIYYGSMYGGSTTSILVNIPGEAASVVTCIDGHQMAKQGRAGPALGISAFGSFIAGTFALLALMLVAPRLASIAIAFGPAEYFSLMVLGLVVLTFLTQGSMPKALLMACIGVVLGLIGLDSITAQPRLTFGRMELIDGIGLVPVVMGLFGVAEVLLNTEQAIKRDIINARITQLLPNKADWQASAGPVARGTLLGFLLGILPGGGAVVASFASYALEKRLSKTPERFGHGAIEGVAGPESANNAAAGGAFIPLMTLGIPPNVVMALLLGAFVIHGLQPGPLLITQNPGLFWGIVASMYIGNVMLLILNLPMIGMWVQLLKLPYNILFPLIILFTILGVYCSSNNVFDVYVMIGFGIVGYFMRKLGYEPAPLVLAFVLGPMLENNLRKSLILSQGDLWTFVQRPISAACLALALVLLVAPLLPSLRKKRELVALDEGA from the coding sequence ATGGATACGCTTCTCAACGTCGCGCACGGGTTCGGTGTCGCGCTGCTTCCGATCAACCTGCTCTATTGCTTCATCGGCGTCTTCATCGGAACGCTCGTCGGCGTGCTGCCCGGCATCGGGCCGATCTCCGCGATGTCGCTGCTGCTGCCCGTGACGCTGTCGGGCACGCCGGAATCCGGCATCATCATGATGGCCGGGATCTATTACGGCTCGATGTATGGCGGCTCGACCACCTCTATCCTTGTCAATATCCCCGGCGAGGCGGCCTCCGTCGTCACCTGCATCGACGGCCACCAGATGGCGAAGCAGGGCCGTGCGGGCCCTGCGCTTGGTATCTCCGCCTTCGGCTCCTTCATCGCCGGCACGTTTGCGCTCCTCGCGCTGATGCTGGTGGCGCCGAGGCTCGCCAGCATCGCGATCGCGTTCGGTCCGGCCGAGTATTTCAGCCTGATGGTGCTTGGCCTCGTGGTGCTCACCTTCCTCACCCAGGGCTCGATGCCGAAGGCGCTGCTGATGGCCTGCATCGGCGTCGTGCTCGGGCTGATCGGGCTCGACAGCATCACGGCGCAGCCGCGGCTGACATTCGGCCGCATGGAGCTGATCGACGGCATCGGCCTCGTGCCTGTAGTGATGGGCCTGTTCGGCGTCGCCGAGGTCCTGCTCAACACCGAACAGGCGATCAAGCGCGACATCATCAACGCCAGAATCACGCAGCTGCTGCCCAACAAGGCCGACTGGCAGGCGAGCGCCGGCCCCGTCGCACGCGGCACACTGCTCGGATTCCTGCTCGGCATTTTGCCGGGCGGCGGCGCGGTGGTGGCCTCGTTTGCGTCCTACGCGCTGGAGAAGCGGCTGTCGAAGACGCCTGAGCGGTTCGGCCATGGCGCGATCGAAGGCGTTGCGGGCCCGGAATCCGCTAACAATGCGGCGGCCGGCGGCGCGTTCATTCCACTGATGACACTGGGCATCCCGCCGAACGTGGTGATGGCACTGCTGCTCGGCGCCTTCGTCATCCACGGCCTGCAGCCGGGGCCGCTGCTGATCACGCAAAACCCCGGCCTGTTCTGGGGCATCGTCGCCAGCATGTATATCGGCAACGTCATGCTGCTGATCCTGAACCTGCCGATGATCGGCATGTGGGTCCAACTGCTCAAGCTGCCCTACAACATCCTTTTCCCCCTGATCATCCTGTTCACGATCCTGGGCGTCTACTGCTCGAGCAACAACGTGTTCGATGTCTACGTGATGATCGGGTTTGGCATCGTCGGCTATTTCATGCGCAAGCTCGGCTACGAGCCGGCACCTTTGGTCCTCGCCTTCGTGCTCGGGCCGATGCTGGAGAACAATCTGCGCAAGTCGCTGATCCTGTCGCAGGGCGATCTCTGGACCTTCGTGCAGCGGCCTATCTCGGCCGCCTGCCTTGCACTCGCGCTGGTGCTCCTGGTCGCACCGCTGTTGCCGTCGCTGCGCAAGAAGCGCGAGCTGGTGGCGCTGGATGAGGGCGCGTGA
- the rpmF gene encoding 50S ribosomal protein L32 has translation MAVPRRKTSPSRRGMRRSADAIKKPTYVEDKDSGELRRPHHLDLKTGMYKGRQVLKKKES, from the coding sequence ATGGCCGTTCCGAGAAGAAAAACCTCGCCGTCGCGTCGTGGCATGCGCCGCTCGGCAGACGCCATCAAGAAGCCGACCTATGTGGAAGACAAGGACTCCGGCGAGCTCCGTCGTCCGCACCATCTCGACCTCAAGACCGGCATGTACAAGGGCCGTCAGGTCCTGAAGAAGAAAGAGTCCTGA
- a CDS encoding PAS-domain containing protein, whose amino-acid sequence MTSTDDNELGARREEGPQPLVGLSQLALDHMEQGVCVYDADNRIVLVNQRYLSLFNMSAETVRIGTSYRDVLAHSASRGNFPASELDALYTRRVKQIAAGQPFRTEQTLASGLVMSLELKPLPGGGWMTICDDVSRLARLEAELRLQTERSQHALANMSHGLIMYDADSRIVVCNERFLNLYDLDPDIVKPGVAHSTAIDHWLSRGNKADMSGDKFRESRMDDVRARSAKAVLVTRYDGGKVQAVSRFMPDGGWVTVHEDVTERLQYEETLKQQNMMLDAALENMAHGLAFYDGDMRLRVCNNTYRQIYRLSPEQSRPGTHLSELIERSMQNGAFATEYSPQEILETARERLAHRDSSPMRRRMVNDTVISVRYCALAEGGFVATYEDITEREHAVEELSEQYRRFDAALNNMSQGLCMLDPSLHVIVCNRRYVEMYGLSPDVVKPGVSMREIMEHSCELGIHSNTTGAKLYADYVERLREGEHTLHRHLSDGRIIKLNHKRMEHGGWVVTYEDVTERHKAQARVAHMARHDSLTDLPNRTLFHEKMGDGLNQVATAGGAMAVLCFDLDNFKTVNDRFGHAAGDRLLRWVATRLKENVGEHDTVARLGGDEFAILQRGPQPQSAEKLASRLVDIIAQPLQLENQSVHVGVSVGIAVAPDHGLDADELMKCADLALYQAKAKGRGAYQLFEPEMEEEARRRHALEHDLRGALEASEFHLVFQPQVRLDTTELTGFEALLRWKHPARGLVSPAEFIPLAEENGLIVPIGEWVLRTACATAAPWADLTVAVNLSPVQFRSRGLVTMVTSALAEAGLPPRRLELEVTETALLDDSEATIEILHQLRALGVRVSLDDFGVGYSSLSYLRKFPFDRIKIDRSFVGTLGESPESVAIVRTIASLGSVLGVETTAEGVETIEQLDFVRACGCTAVQGYYFGKPCPAAEVGRAIETLNAVRRVA is encoded by the coding sequence ATGACGTCGACCGACGATAACGAGCTTGGCGCACGCCGCGAAGAGGGCCCGCAGCCCCTGGTCGGGCTGAGCCAGCTTGCGCTCGACCACATGGAGCAGGGCGTCTGTGTCTACGACGCCGACAACCGGATCGTGCTGGTCAACCAGCGGTATCTGTCGCTGTTCAACATGTCCGCCGAGACCGTGCGGATCGGCACGAGCTACCGCGACGTGCTTGCTCACAGCGCATCACGCGGCAACTTCCCGGCAAGCGAGCTCGATGCGCTCTACACCAGGCGCGTGAAGCAGATCGCCGCCGGTCAGCCCTTCCGAACCGAGCAGACACTCGCAAGCGGCCTCGTCATGTCGCTCGAGCTGAAGCCGCTTCCCGGCGGCGGCTGGATGACGATCTGCGACGACGTCAGCCGCCTCGCCCGACTCGAGGCGGAGCTGCGCCTCCAAACCGAGCGCAGCCAGCACGCGCTCGCCAACATGTCGCACGGCCTCATCATGTATGACGCCGACAGCCGCATCGTCGTCTGCAACGAGCGCTTTCTGAACCTCTACGATCTCGACCCCGATATCGTGAAACCGGGTGTCGCGCACAGCACGGCCATCGACCACTGGCTCTCGCGAGGCAACAAAGCGGACATGTCTGGAGACAAATTCCGCGAGTCACGGATGGACGACGTTCGGGCCAGGAGCGCGAAAGCGGTCCTTGTGACACGCTATGACGGCGGAAAAGTTCAGGCTGTGTCGCGGTTCATGCCCGACGGCGGCTGGGTGACGGTGCATGAAGACGTCACCGAGCGACTGCAATATGAAGAGACGCTGAAGCAGCAAAACATGATGCTGGATGCGGCCCTCGAAAACATGGCGCACGGTCTTGCCTTCTACGACGGCGACATGCGACTTCGGGTCTGCAACAACACGTACCGGCAGATCTACCGGCTGTCCCCGGAGCAGTCGCGACCCGGCACGCATCTCTCTGAGTTGATCGAGCGCTCGATGCAGAACGGCGCATTCGCTACCGAATACAGCCCGCAGGAGATCCTGGAAACCGCCCGCGAACGGCTCGCGCACCGCGACTCCTCGCCCATGCGCCGGCGCATGGTCAACGACACCGTGATCTCGGTGCGTTACTGCGCGCTGGCTGAAGGCGGCTTCGTCGCCACCTATGAGGACATCACCGAGCGCGAGCACGCGGTCGAGGAGCTGAGCGAGCAGTATAGGCGCTTCGACGCGGCGCTGAACAACATGAGCCAGGGTCTGTGCATGCTCGATCCGAGCCTGCACGTCATCGTCTGCAACCGCCGCTATGTCGAGATGTACGGCCTGTCGCCCGACGTCGTGAAGCCGGGCGTCTCGATGCGCGAGATCATGGAGCATAGCTGCGAGCTCGGCATCCACTCGAACACGACAGGCGCGAAGCTCTATGCCGACTACGTCGAAAGGCTGCGCGAAGGTGAGCACACGCTGCATCGCCATTTGAGCGACGGCCGCATCATCAAGCTCAATCACAAGCGGATGGAGCATGGCGGCTGGGTCGTCACCTATGAGGACGTCACCGAGCGCCACAAGGCCCAGGCCCGCGTGGCGCACATGGCACGGCACGATTCGCTCACCGACCTGCCCAACCGGACGCTGTTTCATGAGAAGATGGGCGATGGGCTGAATCAGGTGGCGACCGCCGGCGGCGCGATGGCGGTGCTGTGCTTCGACCTCGACAATTTCAAGACCGTCAACGATCGGTTCGGCCACGCCGCCGGCGATCGGCTGTTGCGCTGGGTAGCGACGCGGCTGAAGGAGAATGTCGGCGAGCACGACACCGTCGCCCGCCTCGGCGGCGACGAGTTCGCAATTCTGCAGCGCGGACCGCAGCCGCAATCGGCAGAGAAACTCGCTAGCCGTCTGGTCGACATCATCGCTCAACCGCTGCAGCTGGAAAACCAGTCGGTCCATGTCGGCGTCTCCGTCGGCATCGCCGTCGCGCCCGATCACGGGCTCGATGCCGACGAACTGATGAAGTGCGCCGACCTCGCATTGTACCAGGCCAAGGCCAAGGGCCGCGGCGCCTATCAGCTGTTCGAGCCCGAGATGGAGGAAGAGGCACGCCGCCGGCACGCGCTGGAACACGATCTACGCGGCGCCTTGGAGGCCAGCGAATTCCACCTGGTGTTCCAGCCGCAGGTGCGTCTCGACACCACAGAGCTGACCGGATTCGAGGCGCTGCTGCGCTGGAAACATCCTGCGCGCGGCCTGGTTTCGCCTGCCGAATTCATTCCGCTCGCGGAGGAGAACGGGCTGATCGTCCCGATCGGCGAGTGGGTGCTGCGCACGGCCTGTGCGACGGCGGCGCCCTGGGCGGATCTGACGGTCGCAGTCAATTTGTCGCCGGTGCAATTCCGTTCCCGCGGGCTGGTGACGATGGTCACGAGCGCACTCGCGGAGGCCGGCTTGCCGCCCCGGCGGCTCGAACTCGAGGTCACCGAAACGGCGCTGCTCGACGACAGCGAGGCGACGATCGAGATCCTGCACCAGCTCCGCGCGCTCGGCGTGCGCGTCAGCCTCGACGATTTCGGGGTCGGCTATTCCTCGCTCAGCTATCTGCGCAAGTTTCCGTTCGATCGCATCAAGATCGACCGTTCCTTCGTCGGCACGCTCGGCGAGAGCCCGGAGAGCGTCGCCATCGTTCGCACCATCGCGAGCCTCGGCTCCGTGCTCGGCGTCGAGACCACGGCGGAAGGCGTCGAGACGATCGAGCAACTCGATTTCGTCCGCGCGTGCGGCTGCACCGCGGTGCAAGGGTATTATTTCGGCAAGCCCTGCCCCGCAGCCGAGGTCGGACGCGCCATCGAGACGCTGAACGCGGTTCGCCGCGTGGCGTAA